Proteins from a single region of Primulina tabacum isolate GXHZ01 chromosome 5, ASM2559414v2, whole genome shotgun sequence:
- the LOC142546184 gene encoding uncharacterized protein LOC142546184 isoform X2 produces the protein MITAAVTASMDGGCSSPLHKSQRVADGISDRLSSLSLEGDYEHRNIKESEKDPRTIARKYQIDLYMKVMEENVIIYLGTGCGKTHIAVLLIYEMGHLIKKPQKSVCIFLAPTVALVQQGLGDVAESCAGALFLDAGFDLNRIRKIFSSVEKDDKLSVEAKVDAKKVTATACATNLSGKMAKKIAARQVFECLKAQGYRTKSKSLEEVLRKCEKREAKLIGYDETSSLESVKSGALVIQESP, from the exons ATGATCACCGCCGCCGTGACCGCCTCTATGGACGGCGGCTGCAGCAGCCCGCTCCACAAAAGTCAGCGCGTAGCAGACGGGATTTCCGATCGGTTATCATCTCTTTCTTTAGAGGGTGATTACGAACATAGAAATATAAAGGAGTCGGAGAAAGACCCCAGAACAATCGCCAGAaa GTACCAGATAGACCTTTACATGAAAGTCATGGAGGAGAATGTAATCATCTATCTGGGAACAGGCTGTGGGAAAACCCATATTGCTGTTTTACTAATTTATGAGATGGGGCATCTGATTAAAAAGCCTCAGAAGAGTGTATGCATTTTTCTAGCTCCGACAGTTGCTCTGGTCCAGCAG GGGCTTGGTGACGTGGCGGAGTCTTGTGCTGGTGCCCTATTTcttgatgcaggatttgatttGAACCGTATTCGGAAAATA TTTTCTTCAGTAGAGAAAGATGATAAGCTCTCCGTTGAAGCTAAAGTGGATGCAAAAAAGGTTACGGCAACTGCTTGTGCCACTAATCTAAGCGGAAAAATGGCCAAAAAAATTGCTGCAAGACAAGTATTTGAATGTTTAAAG GCTCAAGGTTACAGAACCAAATCGAAATCACTTGAGGAAGTGCTTAGAAAATGTGAAAAGAGAGAAGCCAAGTTGATTGGGTATGACGAGACTTCCTCTCTTGAATCTGTTAAATCTGGTGCGCTGGTCATTCAAGAATCTCCTTGA
- the LOC142546186 gene encoding uncharacterized protein LOC142546186 isoform X2 — MLAILSQEPATLISRKWHKKTLPLLLAQSNSSGRCSSSSSSARCSFSTSVPKRPLRYAVLGAGFAGLSVAWHLLQHGSKEIHLCVDIYDEAGVGGGASGVAGGLLHPYSPKVKLIWRGAECWKESLNLINVAEDALLKLTDKGDRETPQNCETQIVRRKGILRPAVSLKNVNIMTENAQNGLADCMIESIHEEAAQNLVPNLTVPLNLAFYMPEALNINAQCYLQGLYLACQSIASDMSAFGFVHRELSIYKKSVQSLQELPVIICLGARAAFLPELSGKLPLRTCRGIITHLQLGDDIREAYLDHSPSILSDAWLSVQGARRLDLGSTWDWKSMNYSREVTAGEASAAMKVLLPKASAVYPAIKYWTVAGAVAGVRAMPPLTAEGSLPLLGCVDEFVNGTHACKYWLFTGLGARGLLFHGWLGKLMAQAVLSRNEDLLPSELTSWKNKSHK, encoded by the exons ATGCTCGCCATCTTGAGCCAAGAACCCGCGACATTGATCTCTCGGAAATGGCACAAAAAGACACTTCCTTTATTATTAGCACAATCGAACTCTAGTGGGCGATGTTCATCTTCTTCCTCCTCTGCGCGTTGTTCATTTTCTACTTCTGTACCGAAACGACCTCTAAG ATATGCAGTTCTTGGTGCTGGGTTTGCTGGGTTGTCTGTTGCTTGGCATTTGCTTCAA CATGGATCCAAGGAAATACATCTTTGTGTTGACATTTATGATGAAGCTGGGGTTGGTGGAGGTGCATCTGGTGTTGCTGGGGGACTTCTGCATCCATACTCCCCAAAAG TCAAGCTTATTTGGCGTGGTGCCGAGTGTTGGAAAGAGAGTTTAAATCTAATAAATGTTGCTGAAGATGCACTTCTTAAGCTAACAGATAAGGGAGACCGAGAAACTCCTCAAAACTGTGAAACTCAAATAGTCAGGAGAAA AGGGATCTTAAGACCAGCTGTCAGTTTGAAGAACGTGAATATAATGACTGAA aaTGCTCAGAACGGCCTAGCTGATTGCATGATAGAGTCCATCCACGAAGAAGCTGCTCAAAATCTTGTTCCTAATTTGACTGTACCTCTAAATTTAGCATTTTATATGCCTGAAGCTTTGAATATCAATGCTCAATGCTACCTTCAG GGTCTTTACTTAGCATGTCAAAGTATAGCAAGTGACATGTCTGCATTTGGTTTTGTGCATAGAGAGTTGAGTATTTACAAGAAATCTGTCCAGAGCCTCCAGGAACTGCCTG TGATTATTTGCCTTGGAGCTAGAGCAGCTTTTCTGCCGGAGCTGTCCGGAAAGCTGCCTCTTAGGACATGTAGAGGAATCATCACTCATCTACAACTTGGGGATGATATCAG AGAAGCATATCTGGACCACAGTCCCTCGATCTTGTCAGATGCATGGCTTTCTGTGCAAGGAGCTCGACGTCTAGATCTTGGCTCAACATGGGATTGGAAATCAATGAATTATTCAAGGGAAGTCACTGCGGGGGAAGCTTCCGCGGCAATGAAAGTGCTTCTTCCAAAGGCATCTGCAGTATATCCAGCTATTAAATATTGGACTGTTGCTGGAGCAGTTGCAGGAGTGAGGGCGATGCCCCCACTTACGGCAGAAGGATCACTTCCTCTACTTGGTTGTGTGGATGAATTTGTGAATGGAACTCATGCTTGCAAGTATTGGCTGTTCACAGGCCTTGGAGCAAGAGGCCTGTTGTTCCATGGTTGGCTAGGAAAATTAATGGCGCAGGCGGTACTATCTCGTAATGAAGATTTACTTCCTTCTGAATTAACTTCTTGGAAGAATAAATCACATAAGTAA
- the LOC142546186 gene encoding uncharacterized protein LOC142546186 isoform X1 yields MLAILSQEPATLISRKWHKKTLPLLLAQSNSSGRCSSSSSSARCSFSTSVPKRPLRYAVLGAGFAGLSVAWHLLQHGSKEIHLCVDIYDEAGVGGGASGVAGGLLHPYSPKVKLIWRGAECWKESLNLINVAEDALLKLTDKGDRETPQNCETQIVRRKGILRPAVSLKNVNIMTENAQNGLADCMIESIHEEAAQNLVPNLTVPLNLAFYMPEALNINAQCYLQGLYLACQSIASDMSAFGFVHRELSIYKKSVQSLQELPGYYDAVIICLGARAAFLPELSGKLPLRTCRGIITHLQLGDDIREAYLDHSPSILSDAWLSVQGARRLDLGSTWDWKSMNYSREVTAGEASAAMKVLLPKASAVYPAIKYWTVAGAVAGVRAMPPLTAEGSLPLLGCVDEFVNGTHACKYWLFTGLGARGLLFHGWLGKLMAQAVLSRNEDLLPSELTSWKNKSHK; encoded by the exons ATGCTCGCCATCTTGAGCCAAGAACCCGCGACATTGATCTCTCGGAAATGGCACAAAAAGACACTTCCTTTATTATTAGCACAATCGAACTCTAGTGGGCGATGTTCATCTTCTTCCTCCTCTGCGCGTTGTTCATTTTCTACTTCTGTACCGAAACGACCTCTAAG ATATGCAGTTCTTGGTGCTGGGTTTGCTGGGTTGTCTGTTGCTTGGCATTTGCTTCAA CATGGATCCAAGGAAATACATCTTTGTGTTGACATTTATGATGAAGCTGGGGTTGGTGGAGGTGCATCTGGTGTTGCTGGGGGACTTCTGCATCCATACTCCCCAAAAG TCAAGCTTATTTGGCGTGGTGCCGAGTGTTGGAAAGAGAGTTTAAATCTAATAAATGTTGCTGAAGATGCACTTCTTAAGCTAACAGATAAGGGAGACCGAGAAACTCCTCAAAACTGTGAAACTCAAATAGTCAGGAGAAA AGGGATCTTAAGACCAGCTGTCAGTTTGAAGAACGTGAATATAATGACTGAA aaTGCTCAGAACGGCCTAGCTGATTGCATGATAGAGTCCATCCACGAAGAAGCTGCTCAAAATCTTGTTCCTAATTTGACTGTACCTCTAAATTTAGCATTTTATATGCCTGAAGCTTTGAATATCAATGCTCAATGCTACCTTCAG GGTCTTTACTTAGCATGTCAAAGTATAGCAAGTGACATGTCTGCATTTGGTTTTGTGCATAGAGAGTTGAGTATTTACAAGAAATCTGTCCAGAGCCTCCAGGAACTGCCTG GGTACTATGATGCAGTGATTATTTGCCTTGGAGCTAGAGCAGCTTTTCTGCCGGAGCTGTCCGGAAAGCTGCCTCTTAGGACATGTAGAGGAATCATCACTCATCTACAACTTGGGGATGATATCAG AGAAGCATATCTGGACCACAGTCCCTCGATCTTGTCAGATGCATGGCTTTCTGTGCAAGGAGCTCGACGTCTAGATCTTGGCTCAACATGGGATTGGAAATCAATGAATTATTCAAGGGAAGTCACTGCGGGGGAAGCTTCCGCGGCAATGAAAGTGCTTCTTCCAAAGGCATCTGCAGTATATCCAGCTATTAAATATTGGACTGTTGCTGGAGCAGTTGCAGGAGTGAGGGCGATGCCCCCACTTACGGCAGAAGGATCACTTCCTCTACTTGGTTGTGTGGATGAATTTGTGAATGGAACTCATGCTTGCAAGTATTGGCTGTTCACAGGCCTTGGAGCAAGAGGCCTGTTGTTCCATGGTTGGCTAGGAAAATTAATGGCGCAGGCGGTACTATCTCGTAATGAAGATTTACTTCCTTCTGAATTAACTTCTTGGAAGAATAAATCACATAAGTAA
- the LOC142546184 gene encoding uncharacterized protein LOC142546184 isoform X1, whose protein sequence is MITAAVTASMDGGCSSPLHKSQRVADGISDRLSSLSLEGDYEHRNIKESEKDPRTIARKYQIDLYMKVMEENVIIYLGTGCGKTHIAVLLIYEMGHLIKKPQKSVCIFLAPTVALVQQGLGDVAESCAGALFLDAGFDLNRIRKIVMSLLDPIVTLSKLQFNPLRDLRELCQYHKCDIQFSSVEKDDKLSVEAKVDAKKVTATACATNLSGKMAKKIAARQVFECLKAQGYRTKSKSLEEVLRKCEKREAKLIGYDETSSLESVKSGALVIQESP, encoded by the exons ATGATCACCGCCGCCGTGACCGCCTCTATGGACGGCGGCTGCAGCAGCCCGCTCCACAAAAGTCAGCGCGTAGCAGACGGGATTTCCGATCGGTTATCATCTCTTTCTTTAGAGGGTGATTACGAACATAGAAATATAAAGGAGTCGGAGAAAGACCCCAGAACAATCGCCAGAaa GTACCAGATAGACCTTTACATGAAAGTCATGGAGGAGAATGTAATCATCTATCTGGGAACAGGCTGTGGGAAAACCCATATTGCTGTTTTACTAATTTATGAGATGGGGCATCTGATTAAAAAGCCTCAGAAGAGTGTATGCATTTTTCTAGCTCCGACAGTTGCTCTGGTCCAGCAG GGGCTTGGTGACGTGGCGGAGTCTTGTGCTGGTGCCCTATTTcttgatgcaggatttgatttGAACCGTATTCGGAAAATAGTAATGTCTTTGCTGGATCCTATTGTTACTTTATCCAAGTTGCAGTTTAATCCTCTCAGAGATCTACGAGAACTTTGTCAATATCATAAATGTGACATTCAGTTTTCTTCAGTAGAGAAAGATGATAAGCTCTCCGTTGAAGCTAAAGTGGATGCAAAAAAGGTTACGGCAACTGCTTGTGCCACTAATCTAAGCGGAAAAATGGCCAAAAAAATTGCTGCAAGACAAGTATTTGAATGTTTAAAG GCTCAAGGTTACAGAACCAAATCGAAATCACTTGAGGAAGTGCTTAGAAAATGTGAAAAGAGAGAAGCCAAGTTGATTGGGTATGACGAGACTTCCTCTCTTGAATCTGTTAAATCTGGTGCGCTGGTCATTCAAGAATCTCCTTGA